In Sorghum bicolor cultivar BTx623 chromosome 10, Sorghum_bicolor_NCBIv3, whole genome shotgun sequence, one genomic interval encodes:
- the LOC8072837 gene encoding putative RNA polymerase II subunit B1 CTD phosphatase RPAP2 homolog produces MFATTDRAAAHRTSPPSANLPTMSSPAAAAEAPRTVASVVLRIQIALLDCAAASNEALLHAAASALLSRADYDDVVTERTIADACGNPACPDPLPSSGAAAAATVPRFHIALSEHRVYDLEEARKFCSDRCLVASMALAASLRHDRPYGVPLDRLAAVVALVEGASAAAGDGSGLGFQGVDGNGKMKDEGRKVEIKEKEVTGAGEVSLQDWIGPSDAIEGYVPRRERSAHGNRRLGIQVVCLPPPPRHTGA; encoded by the coding sequence ATGTTCGCAACCACCGACCGCGCGGCCGCTCACCGGACATCGCCGCCTTCTGCGAACCTTCCCACGATGAGCTCCCCGGCCGCCGCGGCGGAGGCGCCGCGAACGGTGGCCTCAGTGGTGCTGCGCATCCAAATAGCGCTGCTGGACTGCGCCGCGGCGTCAAACGAGGCGCTCCTCCACGCGGCCGCCTCCGCGCTTCTCTCCCGCGCCGACTACGACGACGTCGTCACCGAGCGCACCATTGCCGATGCCTGCGGCAACCCCGCGTGCCCCGATCCTCTCCCCTcctccggcgccgccgccgccgccacggtgcCACGCTTCCACATCGCCCTCAGCGAGCACCGCGTCTACGACCTCGAGGAGGCGCGCAAGTTCTGCTCCGACCGCTGCCTCGTCGCCTCCATGGCACTAGCCGCCTCGCTCCGGCATGACCGGCCCTATGGGGTCCCGCTCGACCGGCTCGCTGCGGTTGTCGCGCTCGTCGAGGGCGCCTCCGCCGCTGCCGGGGATGGGAGCGGGTTAGGGTTTCAGGGCGTGGATGGGAATGGGAAGATGAAGGACGAGGGAAGGAAGGTGGAGATCAAGGAGAAGGAGGTCACCGGGGCTGGGGAGGTTTCGCTGCAGGACTGGATTGGGCCCTCCGATGCCATTGAGGGTTATGTGCCACGCCGTGAGCGCAGTGCCCATGGGAATCGGCGTCTAGGCATTCAGGTTGTGTGTCTACCGCCGCCACCCCGCCACACAGGTGCCTAG